The following proteins are co-located in the Deinococcus aerius genome:
- the mnmG gene encoding tRNA uridine-5-carboxymethylaminomethyl(34) synthesis enzyme MnmG yields the protein MSGWNVIVIGGGHAGLEAAWAAAKFARTALLVGNPATIGRMPCNPAVGGPGKSQLVFEVQALGGLMGRLADDTAIHTRVLNASKGPAVQSLRVQNERDAYAERAQDVILGHPEIDVVRGEAADLEPDGNGGWFVVTTDGRRLHTRSVVVAAGTFMRGVTWYGRHSRPEGRQGEPPSRFLSEALARGGHVLKRYKTGTPPRVRADSVRFADLLEIPADPQPRGFTGRPGPRATESPTWQTHTTPETHRLIQENLHESPMYAGDIEGLGPRYCPSIEDKVVRFAHHDRHLLFVEPDGVQTSEVYLQGFSSSLPPALQDQLVRTLPGFEAAVIQRYAYAVEYDVVDSTELTLNLESRLLPGVFTAGQINGTSGYEEAAAQGLVAGTAAARRAQGLEQVRISRETGYLGVLLDDLVFKGSDEPYRMMTSRVEHRLVVRQDNADERLTELGFELGLVDQFRRQAVAEKYRRVGEGMRSLQTQRLQGQPGDVWLRRPEFTLEDVEALGLNLPDLSADEREALTIRVKYAGYIERAERQLASEDKARGLSLLGVDFAGITALSNEAREKLGRAKPATVAQAARVPGVRHADISALLVHLRRGTTVSRET from the coding sequence ATGAGCGGCTGGAATGTGATCGTCATCGGTGGGGGTCATGCGGGCTTGGAAGCCGCTTGGGCCGCCGCCAAGTTTGCCCGCACGGCGCTGCTGGTTGGAAACCCCGCGACCATTGGCCGGATGCCCTGTAACCCGGCGGTGGGCGGCCCTGGCAAGAGCCAACTGGTGTTTGAGGTGCAGGCGTTGGGCGGATTGATGGGGCGTCTGGCCGATGACACGGCCATCCATACCCGGGTGCTGAACGCCAGCAAGGGTCCCGCCGTGCAGTCCTTGCGGGTGCAGAACGAGCGTGACGCCTACGCTGAACGGGCGCAGGACGTGATTCTGGGCCACCCGGAGATCGACGTGGTGCGGGGCGAGGCGGCAGACCTGGAGCCGGATGGCAATGGGGGTTGGTTCGTGGTCACCACCGACGGACGCCGCCTGCATACCCGGAGTGTGGTCGTCGCTGCCGGGACCTTCATGCGTGGCGTCACCTGGTATGGCCGCCACTCGCGCCCCGAGGGCCGTCAGGGCGAGCCACCTTCGCGGTTTCTAAGTGAGGCATTGGCCCGGGGTGGGCACGTCCTCAAGCGGTACAAGACCGGCACACCACCCCGGGTGCGTGCGGATTCGGTGCGCTTCGCCGATCTCCTGGAGATTCCCGCCGATCCCCAGCCGCGCGGGTTCACGGGTCGGCCCGGCCCCCGCGCGACCGAATCCCCAACCTGGCAGACGCACACCACGCCCGAGACGCACCGCCTGATTCAGGAGAATCTGCACGAGTCGCCCATGTACGCCGGGGACATTGAGGGACTGGGGCCACGGTATTGCCCCAGCATCGAGGACAAGGTTGTGCGCTTCGCCCACCACGACCGCCACCTGCTGTTCGTGGAACCCGACGGGGTGCAGACGAGCGAGGTGTACCTCCAGGGCTTCAGCTCCAGCCTGCCGCCCGCGCTCCAGGACCAACTTGTCCGCACGCTTCCCGGGTTCGAGGCGGCGGTAATTCAGCGGTACGCCTATGCCGTGGAGTACGACGTGGTGGATTCCACGGAGCTGACCCTCAATCTGGAGTCCCGCTTGTTGCCGGGAGTGTTCACCGCCGGGCAGATCAACGGCACCAGCGGCTACGAGGAGGCGGCGGCCCAGGGCCTGGTGGCGGGGACTGCCGCCGCCCGCCGCGCCCAGGGGCTGGAGCAGGTTCGGATTTCACGTGAAACGGGATACCTGGGCGTTCTCCTCGACGACTTGGTTTTCAAGGGGAGCGACGAACCCTACCGGATGATGACCAGCCGGGTGGAACACCGCCTGGTGGTGCGGCAGGACAACGCCGACGAGCGGCTGACTGAGCTGGGGTTTGAGTTGGGCCTCGTAGACCAGTTCAGGCGACAGGCCGTGGCCGAAAAATATCGGCGGGTTGGTGAAGGCATGCGTTCTCTGCAAACGCAGCGTCTTCAGGGGCAACCCGGCGACGTTTGGCTGCGACGGCCGGAGTTTACGCTGGAAGACGTGGAGGCGTTGGGTCTCAACCTCCCCGACTTATCGGCGGACGAGCGGGAAGCCTTAACGATTCGGGTGAAGTATGCGGGATACATCGAGCGGGCCGAGCGTCAGTTGGCCTCGGAGGACAAGGCGCGCGGGCTGAGTCTTCTCGGGGTGGATTTTGCCGGGATCACGGCCCTCTCGAACGAGGCGCGCGAGAAGCTGGGCCGGGCGAAACCCGCTACTGTTGCCCAAGCTGCCCGCGTCCCCGGTGTTCGGCATGCCGACATCAGCGCCCTGCTCGTCCACCTGCGTAGGGGCACAACCGTTTCACGGGAAACCTAA
- a CDS encoding thiamine pyrophosphate-dependent dehydrogenase E1 component subunit alpha: protein MIQPFTSDPLRWVAEDGLPIRELPDRFTPAVLRDLHREMVRAREFDKKLVTLLRQGRTTFYAQSSGMEATQVGLARSIRVGHDWVWPYYRDHALGLAMGVPLLDLISQCLGTNSDLCRGRQMPHHFAAQRQNFVSISSSIASQVPPAAGNAMAQKYLGVDEITVCTFGDGATSEGDWHAGMNMAGAAGAPCLFVCENNQWAISTNLRAQTASETIHIKAKAYGMPGYYVDGNDVVAVMEVVSHVAEGVRAGNGPALVECLTYRVGSHSNADADAEKNYRTREEVNAWLARDPITRVERLLDHLGEPVSAEERADLISAVHREVDEAVLRAEATGQPDWRIMFEDVYADTPVHLREQAAFLRNEQEGVGA, encoded by the coding sequence ATGATTCAGCCGTTCACATCTGACCCCCTGCGGTGGGTCGCGGAAGACGGCCTTCCAATCCGGGAACTGCCCGACCGGTTCACCCCCGCGGTGTTGCGCGACCTGCACCGCGAGATGGTGCGGGCGCGGGAGTTCGACAAGAAACTCGTCACCCTGCTTCGGCAGGGCCGCACCACCTTCTACGCCCAGTCGAGCGGCATGGAGGCCACCCAGGTCGGCCTGGCCCGCTCCATCCGGGTCGGGCACGACTGGGTGTGGCCGTACTACCGCGACCACGCGCTCGGCCTGGCGATGGGTGTGCCGCTCCTCGACCTGATCAGCCAGTGCCTGGGCACCAACTCGGACCTCTGCCGGGGCCGCCAGATGCCCCACCACTTCGCGGCCCAGCGGCAGAACTTCGTGTCCATCAGCTCCTCCATCGCCTCGCAGGTGCCGCCCGCCGCGGGCAACGCGATGGCGCAGAAGTACCTCGGCGTGGACGAGATCACCGTCTGCACCTTCGGCGACGGCGCGACGAGCGAGGGCGACTGGCACGCGGGGATGAACATGGCGGGCGCGGCCGGGGCGCCGTGCCTCTTCGTCTGCGAGAACAACCAGTGGGCGATCAGCACCAACCTGCGGGCCCAGACGGCGAGCGAGACCATCCATATCAAGGCGAAGGCCTACGGGATGCCGGGCTACTACGTGGACGGCAACGATGTCGTGGCCGTCATGGAGGTCGTCTCTCACGTGGCCGAAGGGGTCCGCGCCGGGAACGGCCCGGCCCTGGTCGAGTGCCTGACCTACCGGGTGGGCTCGCACTCCAACGCCGACGCGGACGCCGAGAAGAACTACCGCACCCGCGAGGAGGTGAACGCCTGGCTCGCCCGCGACCCGATCACCCGGGTGGAACGGCTGCTCGACCACCTGGGCGAGCCCGTGAGCGCCGAGGAACGCGCCGACCTGATTAGCGCCGTTCACCGCGAGGTGGACGAGGCGGTGCTGAGGGCCGAGGCGACCGGGCAACCCGACTGGCGCATCATGTTCGAGGACGTGTACGCCGACACGCCCGTTCACCTGCGCGAGCAGGCCGCCTTCCTCCGCAATGAACAGGAAGGGGTGGGGGCATGA
- a CDS encoding alpha-ketoacid dehydrogenase subunit beta yields the protein MTATQPKPSTTTGAGETRILTLIQAINEAMAEELARDERVVVFGEDVGARGGVFLATAGLQERFGPRRVFDTPLSEASIVGAAVGMAVRGLRPIAEIQFADYMGPGFDQIISQAAKIRYRSGGQFTAPLVIRTPSGGGVKGGHHHSQSPESYFCHTPGLKVVMPSTPYDAKGLLKAAVRGGDPVIYFEPKRLYRAAKGEVPAQDYTVEIGQGAVRREGTDLTIIGYGGVMPDAEKAAQALAAEGVQAEVIDLRSLVPWDRDLVLTSVAKTGRAVLVSEAPRTANFMSEVAYTVQEELFDSLLAPVLQVAGFDTPYPYVQDKVYLPGPNRIAAACVRALNY from the coding sequence ATGACGGCGACCCAGCCCAAACCGAGCACCACGACCGGAGCAGGGGAGACGCGCATCCTCACGCTGATCCAGGCGATCAACGAGGCGATGGCAGAGGAACTCGCCCGTGACGAGCGCGTGGTGGTCTTCGGCGAGGACGTGGGGGCGCGCGGCGGCGTGTTCCTGGCGACCGCCGGGCTCCAGGAGAGGTTCGGCCCCCGGCGGGTCTTCGACACCCCGCTCTCCGAGGCGAGCATCGTGGGCGCGGCGGTCGGCATGGCGGTGCGTGGCCTGCGGCCCATCGCCGAGATCCAGTTCGCGGACTACATGGGGCCGGGGTTCGACCAGATCATCAGCCAGGCGGCCAAGATTCGCTACCGCTCGGGCGGGCAGTTCACGGCGCCGCTCGTGATCCGCACCCCCTCGGGCGGCGGCGTGAAGGGCGGGCACCACCACAGCCAGAGCCCGGAGAGCTACTTCTGCCACACACCGGGCCTCAAGGTCGTGATGCCGTCTACCCCCTACGACGCCAAGGGGCTGCTCAAGGCCGCCGTGCGCGGGGGCGACCCGGTGATCTACTTCGAGCCCAAGCGGCTCTACCGGGCGGCCAAGGGCGAGGTGCCCGCGCAGGACTACACGGTCGAGATCGGCCAGGGCGCGGTCCGGCGGGAAGGCACCGACCTGACGATCATCGGCTACGGCGGCGTGATGCCCGACGCGGAGAAGGCGGCTCAGGCCCTCGCCGCCGAGGGCGTGCAGGCCGAGGTGATCGACCTGCGGTCGCTCGTGCCCTGGGACCGCGACCTCGTCCTCACCAGCGTCGCCAAGACGGGGCGGGCCGTCCTGGTCAGCGAGGCGCCGCGCACCGCCAACTTCATGAGCGAGGTGGCGTACACGGTTCAGGAGGAGCTGTTCGACTCGCTCCTCGCCCCCGTCCTGCAGGTCGCGGGCTTCGACACGCCGTACCCCTACGTGCAGGACAAGGTGTACCTGCCCGGCCCCAACCGCATCGCGGCGGCCTGCGTGCGGGCGCTGAACTACTGA
- a CDS encoding dihydrolipoamide acetyltransferase family protein, whose amino-acid sequence MKEVLLPELAESVVEGEILKWLVQEGETVALEQPLCEVMTDKVTVELPSPYAGVLERRLANEGDVVAVHAPIAVIAEAGATSGGGERANQTTSAAPGVTQAIQETFENPETTEAPLPIQAAEEREQVGGSIVEAGHTAARGDDDASLFKAFASDETVRLQGLENRSGSGAPGTYTGGTGSILNRTQTPSGRTDGRVLAVPAARKLARELGVDLAGVQGSGPNGRVRVDDVTAHAQGQQAQSSAPAQAVPSPAPQPAPAAPTPQPAPSAKGTGGMPVAPVQYRTPKGYEHLEDRVPLRGMRRAISNQMQASHLYTVRTLTVDEVNLTRLVEFRSRVKDEAQAAGVKLSYLPFIFKAVAAALRKYPSLNSSFDEATGEIVMKRYFNIGMAVATDAGLTVPVLRDVNQKSILELARQVSDLASRAQAGKLTPDELAGSTFSVTNIGSIGALFSFPIINVPDAAILGVHSIQKRPIVNERDEIVVAHMMYLSLSFDHRLVDGAEAARFCKEVIRLLENPDRLMLEAM is encoded by the coding sequence ATGAAAGAAGTGCTGCTGCCCGAACTCGCCGAGAGTGTGGTCGAGGGCGAAATCCTGAAGTGGCTGGTGCAGGAGGGCGAGACGGTCGCCCTGGAACAGCCCCTGTGCGAAGTGATGACGGACAAGGTGACGGTGGAGCTGCCCAGCCCCTACGCGGGCGTGCTGGAGCGTCGCCTGGCGAACGAGGGTGACGTGGTTGCCGTTCACGCCCCCATCGCCGTGATCGCCGAAGCAGGCGCGACAAGTGGGGGAGGGGAGAGGGCGAATCAGACCACCTCGGCCGCCCCCGGCGTCACCCAGGCCATCCAGGAAACCTTCGAGAATCCCGAAACCACCGAGGCCCCCCTGCCCATTCAGGCCGCCGAGGAGCGCGAACAGGTCGGCGGCAGCATCGTGGAGGCGGGGCACACGGCCGCGAGGGGCGACGACGACGCGAGCCTCTTCAAGGCCTTCGCGTCGGACGAGACGGTGCGGCTCCAGGGGCTGGAGAACCGCAGCGGCAGCGGCGCGCCGGGGACCTACACGGGCGGCACGGGGAGCATCCTCAACCGGACGCAGACGCCCTCGGGCCGGACGGACGGGCGGGTCCTCGCCGTGCCCGCCGCGCGCAAGCTCGCCCGGGAACTCGGGGTGGACCTCGCGGGCGTGCAGGGCAGCGGCCCCAACGGGCGCGTGCGGGTGGACGACGTGACGGCCCACGCCCAGGGCCAGCAGGCGCAGTCCAGCGCTCCAGCACAGGCGGTCCCGTCTCCCGCTCCCCAGCCCGCCCCGGCGGCCCCCACGCCTCAGCCTGCCCCCTCGGCCAAGGGCACGGGCGGCATGCCCGTCGCGCCCGTGCAGTACCGCACGCCGAAGGGCTACGAGCACCTGGAGGACCGGGTGCCCCTGCGCGGGATGCGCCGCGCGATCTCCAACCAGATGCAGGCCAGCCACCTCTACACCGTCCGCACCCTGACCGTGGACGAGGTCAACCTGACGAGGCTCGTCGAGTTCCGCTCACGTGTGAAGGACGAGGCGCAGGCGGCGGGCGTGAAGCTCTCCTACCTGCCCTTCATCTTCAAGGCGGTGGCCGCCGCGCTCCGCAAGTATCCCAGCCTCAACTCCTCCTTCGACGAGGCGACGGGCGAGATCGTCATGAAGCGCTACTTCAACATCGGCATGGCGGTGGCGACCGACGCGGGCCTCACGGTGCCGGTCCTGCGGGACGTGAACCAGAAGAGCATCCTCGAGCTGGCGCGGCAGGTTTCGGACCTCGCCTCGCGCGCTCAGGCCGGGAAGCTCACGCCGGACGAGCTGGCGGGCAGCACCTTCTCGGTCACGAACATCGGCTCCATCGGGGCGCTGTTCTCCTTCCCGATCATCAACGTGCCCGACGCGGCCATTTTGGGCGTCCACTCCATCCAGAAGCGGCCCATCGTGAATGAGCGCGACGAGATCGTAGTGGCGCACATGATGTACCTCTCGCTGAGCTTCGACCACCGCCTGGTGGACGGGGCCGAGGCCGCGCGCTTCTGCAAGGAAGTGATCCGGCTGCTGGAGAACCCCGACCGGCTGATGCTGGAAGCGATGTAG
- a CDS encoding response regulator transcription factor, whose protein sequence is MLAQILVVEDDPHLGPLLKEYLSADYLVEHASTLKEAQAWLGTHSPQRLLDLNLPDGDGLDLVQALRQYSSTPVLVLSARSGVQERVAGLNAGADDYLTKPFAMPELDARITALLRRTAAGTGVNLGNTSLSTSSLLLTVNDKNVNLTEHEARILELMMRTPERVFSRADIESHLYGWETPNSNSVEVRISQLRKKLEQAASDLRIRTIRNVGYVLQT, encoded by the coding sequence ATGCTGGCACAGATTCTGGTGGTGGAGGACGATCCCCACCTCGGACCACTGCTCAAGGAGTACCTGTCGGCCGACTACCTCGTGGAGCACGCCTCCACCCTCAAGGAGGCGCAGGCGTGGCTGGGGACCCACTCGCCGCAACGCCTGCTCGACCTGAACCTGCCCGACGGGGACGGGCTGGACCTCGTGCAGGCGTTGCGGCAGTATTCCAGCACGCCGGTCCTGGTGCTGTCGGCCAGAAGTGGCGTGCAGGAACGGGTGGCGGGCCTCAACGCGGGCGCGGACGACTACCTCACCAAGCCCTTCGCCATGCCGGAACTCGACGCACGGATCACGGCCCTGCTGCGCCGCACGGCGGCCGGGACGGGCGTGAACCTGGGCAACACCAGCCTCTCGACGAGCAGCCTGCTCCTCACGGTGAACGACAAGAACGTGAACCTCACCGAGCATGAGGCGCGCATCCTGGAACTCATGATGCGGACACCCGAGCGGGTCTTCTCGCGGGCGGACATCGAGTCGCACCTGTACGGCTGGGAGACGCCCAACAGCAACTCGGTCGAGGTGCGGATTTCGCAGCTTCGCAAGAAGCTGGAGCAGGCCGCCTCCGACCTGCGGATCCGCACCATCCGCAATGTCGGGTATGTCCTGCAAACCTGA
- a CDS encoding sensor histidine kinase, whose product MTRPAPLRSARVAWRHSLRFRLALVYTLVALALITVIGLGVMTLLLRQMDAQFQTRLDERADTLAEAWLGGQQGLGKTPGGAGTYTMIVDEDGQVLAATPSLRQYEKAPFPFEGQRTVQLGGSSARTATRKLGGFGTLWVALPEDDLVAARQSATNALLLALLVTPVLMLVVGWGVGRRALAGLGEAADLADHIDPTRSVATLPLPAREDEVHRLLAALNRLLVRIEAVQAREKQLLGQIVHELGAPLTVLKASLARAADRTRDPEVVRAALVTDELTFTTQDLMQLARGHLEMKVAWHFIPASALRGRLDRLVPGTSFAGDWGGMLLCDPDRLTQALRNLLANARRAAGPEGTVSLTLEETADHVTFTVRDSGPGLPPELGERIFEPFVSGSGSSGLGLSVARQIAALHGGTLTAGNAPGGGAQFVLTLPGVALGDEEDEEPAGQPGTALSAP is encoded by the coding sequence TTGACCCGGCCCGCCCCCCTCAGGAGCGCGCGGGTGGCCTGGCGCCACAGCCTGCGTTTCCGGCTGGCGCTGGTGTACACCCTCGTCGCCCTGGCCCTGATTACCGTGATCGGGCTGGGCGTGATGACCCTGCTGCTGCGGCAGATGGACGCGCAGTTCCAGACCCGGCTGGACGAGCGCGCCGACACCCTGGCGGAGGCGTGGCTGGGCGGTCAGCAGGGCCTGGGGAAAACGCCGGGCGGCGCGGGCACCTACACGATGATCGTGGACGAGGACGGGCAGGTGCTCGCCGCCACCCCCAGCCTGCGGCAGTACGAGAAGGCCCCCTTCCCCTTCGAGGGCCAGCGGACGGTGCAGCTCGGGGGGTCCTCCGCCCGCACCGCCACCCGCAAGCTGGGGGGCTTCGGGACCCTGTGGGTGGCGCTGCCGGAGGACGACCTGGTGGCCGCCCGCCAGAGCGCGACGAACGCGCTGCTCCTCGCGCTGCTCGTCACCCCGGTCCTGATGCTGGTCGTGGGGTGGGGGGTGGGCCGCCGGGCGCTCGCGGGCCTGGGGGAGGCCGCCGACCTCGCCGACCACATCGACCCCACCCGCAGCGTCGCCACGCTGCCCCTCCCGGCGCGCGAGGACGAGGTTCACCGCCTGCTCGCGGCCCTCAACCGCCTGCTCGTCCGCATCGAGGCGGTGCAGGCGCGCGAGAAGCAACTGCTGGGGCAGATCGTCCACGAGCTCGGCGCCCCGCTGACAGTCCTCAAGGCCAGCCTCGCGCGGGCCGCCGACCGCACCCGCGACCCCGAGGTGGTGCGCGCCGCCCTCGTGACGGACGAACTCACCTTCACCACCCAGGACCTGATGCAACTCGCTCGGGGACACCTGGAGATGAAGGTGGCTTGGCACTTCATCCCGGCGTCGGCGCTGCGCGGGCGACTCGACCGGCTGGTGCCGGGCACCTCTTTTGCCGGGGACTGGGGCGGGATGCTGCTGTGCGACCCCGACCGGCTGACCCAGGCCCTCCGCAACCTGCTCGCCAACGCCCGCCGCGCCGCCGGGCCGGAGGGGACGGTCAGCCTGACCCTGGAGGAAACCGCCGACCACGTCACCTTCACCGTGCGCGACAGCGGCCCCGGCCTGCCCCCGGAACTCGGCGAGCGGATCTTCGAGCCCTTCGTGAGCGGCAGCGGCTCCAGCGGCCTGGGCCTGAGCGTGGCCCGGCAGATCGCCGCGCTGCACGGCGGCACCCTGACGGCCGGAAATGCCCCGGGCGGCGGGGCCCAGTTCGTCCTCACCCTCCCCGGCGTGGCCCTGGGCGACGAGGAGGACGAGGAGCCCGCCGGGCAACCGGGGACGGCCCTCTCCGCCCCGTAG
- the dprA gene encoding DNA-processing protein DprA — protein MTPTLDRTELHALLTLRFTPHLGPRRTEHLRRHFGSAGAALSAPLTALRDVPGLDARSVAGVGTAGPREQAEAELAKAAREGVTLLGRGLEGYPDALEALGDPPAVLWVRGDLPEFPVVPRAVGIVGTRGASPHALGLTRRLAADLARAGVTVVSGLARGVDTAAHEASVDAGGISVAVLGSAVNMIYPSENAGLARRLTLVSEYPLDTGPAQHHFPTRNRIIAALSSATVVVEGELKSGSLITATHALECGRTVFAVPGRAGDPRAAGPHRLLREGAVLTETAGDILDELGWGDAPAAPLPDLPPEQARVHAALTTPATLDDLQGATGLALPDLQTALVMLQLMGLAEEVGGRWARR, from the coding sequence GTGACCCCCACCCTCGACCGCACGGAACTCCACGCGCTGCTCACCCTGCGCTTCACCCCCCATCTGGGTCCGCGGCGCACCGAGCACCTGCGGCGACACTTCGGGAGTGCGGGGGCGGCCCTGAGCGCCCCCCTGACGGCCCTGCGCGATGTGCCGGGCCTCGATGCCCGGTCGGTGGCGGGGGTCGGGACCGCGGGGCCCCGCGAGCAGGCGGAGGCGGAACTCGCCAAGGCGGCCCGGGAGGGGGTGACGCTGCTGGGGCGGGGGTTGGAGGGTTATCCCGACGCGCTGGAGGCCCTGGGGGACCCGCCCGCGGTCCTGTGGGTACGGGGCGACCTCCCCGAGTTCCCGGTCGTGCCGCGCGCCGTGGGCATCGTGGGCACGCGCGGCGCCAGCCCGCACGCCCTGGGCCTGACGCGCCGACTCGCTGCCGACCTGGCGCGGGCGGGGGTCACGGTCGTCAGCGGGCTCGCGCGGGGCGTGGACACTGCCGCGCACGAGGCGAGCGTGGACGCCGGGGGGATCAGCGTGGCGGTGCTGGGCAGCGCGGTGAACATGATCTACCCCAGTGAAAACGCGGGCCTGGCCCGCCGCCTCACCCTGGTCAGCGAGTACCCGCTGGACACCGGCCCCGCGCAACACCACTTTCCCACCCGTAACCGCATCATCGCGGCCCTCTCCAGCGCGACAGTGGTGGTGGAGGGCGAGCTCAAAAGCGGCTCGCTGATCACCGCCACCCATGCCCTGGAGTGCGGGCGCACCGTCTTCGCGGTGCCGGGCCGGGCGGGGGACCCCCGCGCCGCCGGGCCCCACCGCCTGCTGCGCGAGGGGGCCGTGCTGACCGAGACGGCGGGGGACATCCTGGACGAGCTGGGGTGGGGGGACGCGCCCGCCGCGCCCCTCCCCGACCTCCCGCCCGAGCAGGCCCGCGTCCACGCCGCGCTGACCACGCCCGCGACGCTCGACGACCTGCAAGGCGCGACCGGCCTCGCGCTGCCCGACCTCCAGACCGCCCTGGTGATGCTGCAACTGATGGGCCTGGCGGAGGAGGTCGGCGGGCGCTGGGCGAGGCGGTAG
- a CDS encoding SDR family oxidoreductase, producing the protein MTGKKLNVLVLGGTQFVGRHIVEALLAEGHRVAVLTRGRTPDELPQTVERLKGDRDEGAAGLAALEGRTWDACVDVSGYTPRQVRASAEELRDRVGRYVFVSTVSVYAEQGRHPIREDDPLLPEAAEDVTEVTGETYGPLKVTCERIVGEVFGERATILRPQIVAGPYDPTGRYTYWVDRVAAGGDFLAPGDGSDFIQVIDARDLARFTVRVLEEDIPGVFNLAGPRLSWREFLNLAREATGSDAHAVWVDEATLEAQGVGWRELPAWVPAGGEQGGLMDVSSERARAAGLTHTDPLTTARDTRMWSANTPQKLFLTPGREAEVLASTRRG; encoded by the coding sequence ATGACCGGGAAAAAATTGAACGTGCTCGTGCTGGGCGGAACGCAGTTTGTGGGGCGGCACATCGTGGAGGCGCTGCTGGCGGAGGGGCACCGGGTCGCCGTGCTCACCCGTGGCCGCACCCCCGACGAGCTGCCCCAGACGGTCGAGCGCCTGAAGGGGGACCGCGACGAGGGCGCGGCGGGCCTGGCGGCGCTGGAGGGCCGCACCTGGGACGCCTGCGTGGACGTGAGCGGCTACACGCCGAGGCAGGTGCGCGCGAGTGCTGAAGAGCTGCGGGATCGGGTGGGGCGCTACGTCTTCGTCAGCACCGTGAGCGTCTACGCCGAGCAAGGCCGCCACCCCATTCGGGAGGACGACCCCCTGCTGCCCGAGGCCGCCGAGGACGTGACCGAGGTGACGGGCGAGACGTACGGCCCCCTCAAGGTGACCTGCGAGCGAATCGTGGGGGAGGTCTTCGGCGAGCGCGCGACCATCCTGCGCCCGCAGATCGTGGCGGGGCCATACGACCCCACCGGGCGCTACACGTACTGGGTGGACCGGGTGGCGGCGGGTGGGGACTTCCTCGCCCCCGGCGACGGCTCCGACTTCATCCAGGTCATCGACGCCCGCGACCTCGCGCGCTTCACGGTCAGGGTGCTGGAGGAGGATATCCCCGGCGTCTTCAACCTCGCGGGTCCCCGGCTGAGCTGGCGGGAGTTCCTGAACCTGGCGCGGGAGGCGACGGGATCGGACGCCCACGCGGTCTGGGTGGACGAGGCGACGCTGGAGGCGCAGGGCGTGGGCTGGCGCGAGTTGCCCGCCTGGGTTCCGGCGGGAGGCGAGCAGGGCGGGCTGATGGACGTGAGCAGCGAGCGGGCGCGGGCGGCGGGCCTGACCCACACCGACCCCCTGACGACGGCCCGGGACACCCGCATGTGGAGCGCAAACACGCCGCAAAAGCTCTTCCTGACCCCCGGGCGGGAGGCGGAGGTGCTGGCCTCCACCCGCCGGGGCTGA